Proteins encoded in a region of the Metamycoplasma alkalescens genome:
- the proS gene encoding proline--tRNA ligase, with the protein MKKLEKITTQEENFAKWYTDVIQNGDLMAYGSSKGSIIFKPLSFGIWDNIRLILDRKFKEVGVKNVNLPLLIPESLLNKEKNHIEGFNPELATVTEVGGKKLTEKFYIRPTSEVLFGDFFKNEVESYNDLPLIYNQWVNVLRWEKTTNPFLRTREFLWQEGHTIHATKEEAQNLTTKMLDVYTSFVEEYLAIPVIKGQKTEHEKFAGAKYTYTIEGMMKDGKALQIGTSHYLGQNFTKAFDITFKNKKNSLENPYGTSWGVSTRLLGALIMTHGDDRGIIIPPKIAPIQVDIIELFAKKDPRVSQEAKRIYQLLEKINVSVQIDKSDKNAGFKAANSEIHGTPLRIEIGPRDLNENKVIFVRRDTLEKIEIQLDQVTKKTEEILHDIQLNLFNQAKQRLIKNLKIANNYQEFKKIIESGNWAVTKFSGDPLHEEEIKKETGATTRCMPFNLDIKIETESCFYSNEKTDKIVIFAKSY; encoded by the coding sequence ATGAAGAAATTGGAGAAAATTACAACACAGGAAGAAAATTTTGCTAAGTGATATACAGATGTCATCCAAAATGGTGATCTAATGGCTTATGGTTCTTCAAAAGGTTCAATTATTTTTAAACCACTTTCATTTGGAATATGGGATAATATTCGGCTTATTTTGGATAGAAAATTTAAAGAAGTCGGTGTAAAAAATGTTAATTTACCTCTATTAATTCCAGAAAGTCTTTTAAACAAAGAAAAAAACCATATTGAAGGTTTCAATCCTGAATTAGCGACTGTAACTGAAGTTGGTGGAAAAAAATTAACTGAAAAATTTTACATTCGGCCAACAAGTGAAGTTTTATTTGGGGACTTTTTTAAAAATGAGGTTGAATCATATAATGACTTACCACTGATTTATAACCAATGAGTAAATGTCTTAAGATGAGAAAAAACAACTAATCCTTTTTTAAGAACTCGTGAATTTCTTTGACAAGAAGGACATACGATTCATGCAACCAAAGAAGAGGCTCAAAATCTAACAACAAAGATGTTGGATGTATACACCAGCTTTGTCGAAGAATATTTAGCAATACCAGTAATCAAAGGGCAAAAAACTGAACATGAAAAATTTGCTGGTGCTAAGTATACTTATACAATTGAAGGCATGATGAAAGATGGCAAAGCATTACAGATTGGTACAAGTCATTATTTAGGTCAAAATTTTACAAAAGCATTTGATATAACTTTTAAAAATAAAAAAAATTCTCTTGAGAATCCATATGGAACTTCATGAGGGGTTTCTACAAGATTATTAGGTGCTTTAATTATGACTCATGGTGATGATCGTGGAATCATTATTCCACCAAAAATTGCACCAATTCAAGTTGATATTATTGAATTATTTGCAAAAAAAGATCCAAGAGTTTCGCAAGAAGCAAAAAGAATTTATCAATTACTAGAAAAAATTAATGTTTCAGTCCAAATTGATAAATCTGATAAGAATGCTGGTTTCAAAGCTGCTAATTCTGAAATTCATGGAACACCTTTGAGAATTGAAATTGGACCGAGAGATTTAAATGAGAATAAAGTTATTTTTGTACGAAGAGATACACTTGAAAAAATTGAAATTCAATTGGATCAAGTTACAAAAAAAACTGAAGAAATCTTACACGATATTCAACTAAATTTATTCAACCAAGCAAAACAAAGATTGATTAAAAATCTTAAAATAGCTAATAACTATCAAGAATTTAAAAAAATCATTGAATCTGGAAATTGGGCAGTAACTAAATTTAGTGGTGATCCTCTTCATGAAGAAGAAATCAAGAAAGAAACTGGAGCAACGACTCGTTGCATGCCATTTAATTTGGATATCAAAATTGAAACTGAATCTTGTTTCTATTCAAATGAAAAAACTGACAAAATTGTAATTTTTGCAAAATCTTATTAA
- the lon gene encoding endopeptidase La — protein MTLPFIPIKKQVLMPYDLDEIRVGRPNSILAMKEAFNGKPKNKILIAFIKEEYVTSAAITSKDMVEEIGVIATIKNHSESNGIFKLKLECSTTVRLNEILQIDATQNESPSILASFDHIISSKNMVSSEKIELGLKYLDSFIEKIANAQKTPKPFGMQSFDLLVAEDFKRSIERSILSTKEPEYNEAFLNEALWIAIRGIKKIFDRSDLLYLLPLKNDDLIKGVVERFSWKFEASNVEYELNKKMNEEMENSQRDFLLREKIKQLRQMLNDDSSNNAEKIEKDPEESKRYPSYVLEALKAEQARLASMMASSPEANISKNFIDLILALPWRKVSKELIDINYVRQVLDKHHFGLEKPKQRILEFISVLTHTKSKNANEEYIAIKNDDDHFIDTKLFVHKTGETLNNPVNNIPILTLIGPPGTGKTTLAKSIAEALKRKFIKVSLGGVKDESEIRGHRKTYVGAMPGKIISAIKKAGVSNPVILLDEIDKMSSDFRGDPTSAMLEVLDPEQNANFQDHYLDLEYDLSKVLFIATANYYDSIPAALIDRVELLELSTYTTNEKIEIAKSHLIPKVLVQNALLASQIQISSEILEFIIRSYTRESGVRELKRLLDSIARKIVVKILDKEIENDFVVTKDVVIDFLGPIKFDEDENENKDQIGVVNGLAYTSFGGSTLAIEVTTFPGKEGLKLTGHLKDVMKESAQIALAYVRANAKKFGIDFDFENKSIHIHVPAGAIPKDGPSAGVTFTTSIISALSKKPVPANIGMTGEITLRGKVLPIGGLKEKSLAASQFGIKKIFIPYDNEKNLIDVPEEVKKEVKFIPVKYYEEIFEAIFK, from the coding sequence ATGACATTACCATTTATACCAATCAAAAAACAAGTTCTTATGCCTTATGATTTAGATGAAATTCGAGTTGGACGACCTAATTCGATTTTAGCAATGAAAGAGGCTTTTAATGGTAAACCTAAAAATAAAATTCTAATTGCTTTTATTAAAGAAGAATATGTTACTTCTGCTGCAATTACAAGCAAGGATATGGTTGAAGAAATTGGCGTTATTGCAACAATCAAAAACCATTCAGAAAGTAATGGAATTTTTAAATTGAAATTAGAATGCTCAACAACAGTTAGATTAAATGAAATTTTGCAAATTGATGCAACACAAAATGAGAGTCCATCTATTCTAGCATCATTTGATCATATTATTTCAAGCAAAAATATGGTTTCTTCAGAAAAAATTGAACTAGGATTAAAATATTTAGATTCATTTATTGAAAAAATTGCTAATGCTCAAAAAACGCCTAAACCTTTTGGAATGCAATCTTTTGATCTTTTAGTGGCTGAAGATTTCAAAAGATCAATTGAGAGATCAATTTTAAGCACCAAAGAACCAGAATATAATGAAGCTTTTTTAAATGAAGCACTATGAATTGCGATTCGAGGAATCAAAAAAATTTTTGACCGAAGCGATTTATTGTATTTACTACCCTTAAAAAATGATGATTTAATTAAGGGTGTTGTTGAAAGATTTTCATGAAAATTTGAAGCAAGTAACGTTGAGTATGAACTTAATAAAAAAATGAATGAAGAAATGGAAAATTCACAAAGAGATTTTTTATTAAGAGAAAAAATCAAACAATTAAGACAAATGCTTAATGATGATTCTTCAAATAATGCGGAAAAAATTGAAAAAGATCCAGAAGAAAGTAAAAGATACCCTTCGTATGTTTTAGAAGCACTAAAGGCTGAACAAGCAAGATTAGCTTCAATGATGGCATCTAGTCCTGAAGCAAATATTTCTAAAAACTTTATTGATTTAATATTAGCACTTCCATGAAGAAAAGTAAGCAAGGAATTGATTGATATTAATTACGTAAGACAAGTTTTGGATAAACATCATTTTGGTCTAGAAAAACCAAAACAAAGAATTCTAGAATTTATCTCAGTTTTAACCCATACAAAAAGCAAAAATGCAAATGAAGAATATATTGCAATAAAAAATGATGATGATCATTTCATTGATACAAAATTATTTGTGCACAAAACTGGCGAAACGCTAAATAATCCAGTTAATAATATTCCAATTTTAACTTTAATTGGTCCCCCAGGAACTGGGAAAACAACTTTAGCAAAATCAATTGCTGAAGCTTTAAAAAGAAAATTTATTAAAGTTTCTTTAGGTGGCGTGAAAGATGAAAGCGAAATTAGAGGGCATCGAAAAACCTATGTTGGAGCAATGCCTGGGAAAATAATTTCAGCAATCAAAAAAGCTGGTGTTTCTAATCCAGTTATTTTGTTAGATGAGATTGATAAAATGTCGTCTGATTTTAGAGGTGATCCAACAAGCGCAATGTTAGAGGTTTTGGATCCTGAACAAAATGCCAATTTCCAAGATCATTATTTGGATTTGGAATATGACTTATCAAAAGTATTATTTATTGCAACTGCAAATTATTATGACAGTATTCCTGCTGCATTGATTGATAGAGTTGAGTTATTGGAGTTATCAACATACACAACAAATGAAAAAATTGAGATTGCAAAAAGTCATTTAATTCCTAAAGTACTAGTTCAAAATGCATTGCTAGCATCACAAATTCAAATTTCTTCAGAAATATTAGAATTTATTATTCGCTCATATACAAGAGAAAGCGGTGTGCGGGAACTTAAACGTTTATTAGATAGCATTGCCCGTAAAATTGTTGTTAAGATCTTAGACAAGGAAATTGAAAACGATTTTGTTGTCACAAAGGATGTCGTGATTGATTTCTTGGGACCAATTAAATTTGATGAAGATGAAAATGAAAACAAGGATCAAATTGGGGTTGTCAATGGATTGGCTTATACAAGTTTTGGCGGTTCTACATTAGCAATTGAGGTAACAACATTCCCGGGTAAAGAAGGTTTAAAACTAACTGGGCATTTAAAAGATGTGATGAAAGAATCAGCACAAATTGCTTTAGCATATGTCAGAGCAAATGCCAAAAAATTTGGGATTGATTTTGATTTTGAAAATAAATCAATTCATATCCATGTTCCAGCTGGAGCAATTCCTAAAGATGGTCCATCAGCCGGAGTAACATTTACAACCTCAATTATTAGTGCATTATCAAAAAAACCAGTTCCTGCCAATATTGGAATGACAGGTGAAATTACATTAAGAGGAAAAGTTCTTCCAATTGGTGGATTAAAAGAAAAATCTTTGGCAGCTTCACAATTTGGAATTAAGAAAATTTTTATTCCATATGATAATGAAAAGAATTTAATTGATGTTCCAGAAGAAGTAAAAAAAGAAGTTAAATTTATTCCTGTTAAATACTATGAAGAAATTTTTGAAGCAATTTTTAAGTAA
- a CDS encoding ATP-binding protein, with translation MNKYFDKEYRPRIIDKLIKKYLKVAGAICIEGPKWSGKTWTSIHNSKSFFFVDDPKNNFSNRKLAENNLEFVLKGENPRMIDEWQEVQSIWDATRFEIDKRNKKGLFILTGSSAPSNKGVMHSGSGRIITLRMNTMSLYESNDSSGSISLKELCNGNLTTQNVDEISIEKLAYLIIRGGWPGNLDTNENDCNLMPKSYVDTILNNTLHSYQQLNFNTQKMKLILKSLARNESTCASEVSILNDVKENDNESISRTTLRNYLDLINQNFLTNNQEPYSPNFRSSLRVKQFEKRRFSDPAMAAALLELTPKKLLSDFNLFGLLFESLVIRDLKIYAQAMNAKVFHYQDYANNELDAIIELEDGNWCAFEIKLGSSRIEEAANNLNKVTNKMVQSGASMPKIKCIICGFGNVAYQREDGIFVIPINALKD, from the coding sequence ATGAATAAATACTTTGATAAAGAATATAGACCACGCATTATTGATAAATTGATAAAAAAATATTTAAAAGTTGCTGGTGCAATATGCATTGAAGGTCCAAAATGATCAGGAAAAACATGAACTTCAATCCATAATTCAAAAAGCTTCTTTTTTGTAGATGATCCTAAAAACAATTTTTCAAATCGAAAATTAGCAGAAAATAATCTTGAATTTGTTCTCAAAGGTGAGAATCCTAGAATGATTGATGAATGGCAAGAAGTTCAAAGCATTTGAGATGCAACTAGATTTGAAATTGATAAAAGAAATAAAAAAGGATTATTCATTTTAACTGGTTCATCCGCACCTTCAAATAAGGGGGTCATGCATAGTGGTTCTGGGAGAATTATTACTTTACGCATGAATACAATGTCACTATATGAATCAAATGATTCAAGTGGTAGCATTTCATTAAAAGAATTATGCAATGGGAATCTAACAACTCAAAATGTTGATGAAATTTCAATTGAAAAATTGGCATATTTAATTATACGGGGTGGTTGACCTGGTAATCTTGATACCAATGAAAATGATTGTAATTTAATGCCGAAATCGTATGTCGATACAATCTTGAATAATACTCTGCACTCATATCAACAACTAAATTTCAATACTCAAAAAATGAAATTAATTCTTAAATCCTTGGCAAGAAATGAATCAACTTGTGCATCAGAAGTATCAATACTAAATGATGTTAAAGAAAATGATAATGAATCAATTTCACGAACTACATTAAGAAATTATTTAGATTTAATTAATCAGAATTTTTTAACAAATAATCAAGAACCATACTCACCAAATTTTCGATCTTCATTAAGAGTTAAACAATTTGAAAAAAGACGTTTTAGTGACCCAGCAATGGCTGCTGCCTTATTAGAATTAACTCCCAAAAAATTACTTAGTGATTTTAATTTATTTGGTTTACTATTTGAATCCTTAGTTATTAGAGATTTAAAAATATATGCTCAAGCAATGAATGCTAAAGTCTTTCATTATCAAGATTATGCAAATAATGAACTAGATGCGATTATTGAATTAGAAGATGGAAATTGATGTGCATTTGAAATTAAATTAGGTTCAAGTCGTATTGAAGAAGCAGCAAACAATTTGAATAAAGTTACCAATAAAATGGTGCAAAGTGGTGCAAGCATGCCAAAAATAAAATGCATTATTTGTGGGTTTGGCAATGTTGCCTATCAAAGAGAAGATGGAATTTTTGTTATTCCAATAAATGCATTAAAAGATTAA
- a CDS encoding DUF1846 domain-containing protein, whose protein sequence is MIKGFDNDKYINLQSEAIKKRISKFGNKLYMEFGGKLFNDLHATRVLPGFEHDAKLKMLLKLKNDLEMIVVINALDIKNKKIRADINLTYEEEVFRLIDKFKKYQLEINSVIITQYENNQATKSFINKLAKKQIKVIKQYKIKNYPHDVDLIVSENGFGKNEYAKTTKNLIVITAPGPGSGKLSAILSQLYHDHQRKIKSSYTKFETFPIWNLDVKHPVNLAYEAATIDLNDLNMIDFFHQKAYGIKATNYNRDLEAFPILNKLLETIYKKSFYQSPTDMGVNMAGFCIIDDNVVSDASKKEIIRRYYHTNINYQQDKSPKIHVKRLLKIIKDNKIDINLIKSIKIANDFSLKNNRICSAIEINENNVIIGKESNLLNSNSAVILNALKYFAKIDKNIDVLEPKVIALVQNLKNSLHYNDLSLDLKETLFALSVSANNSEVAKKAFNQIKKLSGLFLHRTAISSDSDHETLKNMEIRLTEEIII, encoded by the coding sequence ATGATTAAGGGTTTTGATAATGATAAGTATATAAATTTACAATCTGAAGCAATTAAAAAAAGAATTAGTAAATTTGGCAATAAACTTTATATGGAATTTGGCGGAAAGTTATTCAATGACTTGCATGCAACACGCGTTTTACCTGGATTTGAGCATGATGCTAAATTAAAAATGCTTTTAAAACTTAAAAATGATTTGGAAATGATTGTTGTAATTAATGCACTTGATATTAAGAATAAAAAAATTCGTGCTGATATTAATTTAACATATGAAGAAGAAGTATTTCGCTTAATTGATAAATTTAAAAAATACCAACTTGAAATAAATAGTGTAATTATTACCCAATATGAAAACAATCAAGCAACTAAATCGTTTATTAATAAATTAGCAAAAAAGCAAATAAAAGTTATTAAGCAATATAAAATTAAAAATTACCCACATGATGTTGATTTAATTGTTTCAGAAAATGGTTTTGGAAAAAATGAATATGCCAAAACAACCAAAAATTTAATTGTTATCACTGCTCCTGGTCCGGGATCGGGGAAACTAAGTGCAATATTGTCACAACTTTATCATGATCATCAAAGAAAAATTAAATCTTCTTACACCAAATTTGAAACATTTCCAATTTGAAATTTGGATGTTAAACATCCAGTCAATTTAGCTTATGAAGCAGCAACGATTGATTTAAATGATCTGAATATGATTGATTTTTTCCATCAAAAAGCTTATGGTATTAAGGCAACAAATTATAATCGTGATTTGGAAGCATTTCCAATTTTAAATAAACTACTAGAAACAATTTATAAAAAATCATTTTATCAATCTCCAACTGATATGGGTGTTAATATGGCAGGATTTTGTATCATTGATGACAATGTTGTTAGTGATGCTTCAAAAAAAGAAATTATTCGACGTTATTATCATACAAATATCAATTATCAACAAGATAAAAGTCCAAAAATTCATGTAAAAAGATTACTTAAAATTATTAAAGACAATAAGATTGATATTAACCTAATTAAATCAATTAAAATTGCCAATGACTTTAGTTTAAAAAATAATCGCATTTGCTCAGCGATTGAAATAAATGAGAATAATGTCATCATTGGTAAGGAATCAAATTTACTTAATTCAAATAGTGCAGTAATTCTAAATGCCTTAAAATACTTTGCCAAAATTGACAAGAATATTGATGTTTTAGAACCTAAAGTTATTGCTCTAGTTCAAAATCTTAAAAATTCACTTCATTATAATGATTTATCCCTTGATTTAAAAGAAACACTATTTGCTTTATCAGTTAGTGCCAATAATTCAGAAGTGGCTAAAAAAGCTTTCAATCAAATTAAAAAACTTTCTGGTTTATTTTTACATCGCACAGCAATTTCAAGCGATTCAGATCATGAAACACTAAAAAATATGGAAATTCGGTTAACTGAAGAAATTATTATTTAA
- a CDS encoding phosphopentomutase: MKFKRIFFIVTDGLGIGPEPRQEEFGDKGANSLLHASEALPLEIPTWKSLGITEVAKISGHNQKIKNPLAYVGKIHEMSNGKDTLTGHWEMMGIYTKTPNPQFTKNGFPDDLVKELSKAWDGRKIIGNRNASGTVILEELGHQHMEKGDMIIYTSPDSTLQIIGDEKTLGVEKLNAYAKKAREICSSKPEWNVARVISRPFVYENGKFIRTFNRHDFANKPTGHIIMEDLQKAGVEVIAVGKINDIFTGVGIDKNYGPASDDENMDIAIDIAASNSENKFIFINLVQFDSHYGHREDPVGYSQNVSKLDIKLTKLINAMKEDDLLIMTSDHGNDPTYGSDHTREALPLTIYSKLFKKPKVLGTLKGLGTAGNIVARNFGVPCVATGEDIFDDLV, encoded by the coding sequence ATGAAATTTAAACGTATATTTTTTATTGTAACAGATGGGTTAGGAATTGGTCCTGAACCAAGACAAGAAGAATTTGGTGATAAAGGAGCAAATAGTTTATTGCATGCTTCAGAAGCACTTCCGCTTGAAATTCCCACCTGAAAATCTTTAGGAATTACTGAAGTTGCAAAGATTTCAGGGCATAATCAAAAAATCAAAAATCCACTTGCATATGTTGGAAAAATCCATGAGATGTCAAATGGAAAAGATACTTTAACTGGACATTGAGAAATGATGGGTATTTATACCAAAACCCCAAATCCACAATTTACAAAAAATGGTTTCCCAGATGATTTAGTTAAGGAATTATCAAAAGCATGAGATGGAAGAAAAATTATTGGTAATAGAAACGCTTCGGGAACTGTTATTCTTGAAGAATTAGGACACCAACATATGGAAAAAGGTGACATGATCATTTATACATCACCTGATTCAACTTTACAAATCATTGGTGATGAGAAAACTCTTGGTGTCGAAAAACTAAATGCATATGCCAAAAAAGCAAGAGAAATTTGTTCATCAAAACCTGAGTGAAATGTTGCAAGAGTTATCTCAAGACCTTTTGTTTATGAAAATGGTAAATTCATAAGAACATTTAACCGTCATGATTTTGCAAATAAACCAACTGGACATATTATCATGGAAGATTTACAAAAAGCTGGCGTTGAAGTTATTGCAGTTGGAAAAATTAATGACATCTTCACAGGTGTTGGTATTGATAAAAATTATGGTCCTGCTTCAGATGATGAAAATATGGATATTGCAATTGACATTGCCGCATCAAACTCAGAGAACAAATTTATTTTTATTAACTTAGTGCAATTTGATAGTCACTATGGTCATCGTGAAGATCCAGTTGGATATAGTCAAAATGTTTCAAAATTAGATATCAAATTAACAAAATTGATTAATGCAATGAAAGAAGATGACCTATTAATAATGACATCAGACCATGGAAATGATCCGACCTATGGATCAGATCATACAAGAGAAGCATTGCCTTTAACAATTTACTCAAAATTATTCAAAAAACCAAAAGTTTTAGGCACACTAAAAGGATTAGGAACAGCTGGTAATATTGTTGCTAGAAACTTTGGAGTTCCTTGTGTTGCAACTGGTGAAGATATCTTTGATGATTTAGTTTAA
- a CDS encoding thioredoxin family protein, translating into MYKKIEKSELKEQHLTGKSIIAFRAVWCPPCQMIGPELQRLGDEEEDIKIFDFDVDKDTEFAREMNVTSIPSLFYFKDGKLVNSTKGYLPLDELKKQFD; encoded by the coding sequence ATGTACAAAAAAATTGAAAAAAGTGAATTAAAAGAACAACATTTAACAGGAAAGTCAATTATTGCTTTTAGAGCAGTTTGATGTCCTCCATGCCAAATGATAGGACCAGAATTGCAACGTTTAGGAGATGAAGAAGAAGACATTAAAATTTTTGATTTTGATGTTGATAAAGATACAGAATTTGCACGTGAAATGAATGTTACATCAATACCTTCACTATTTTATTTTAAAGATGGTAAATTGGTTAATTCAACAAAAGGCTACTTGCCTTTAGATGAATTAAAAAAACAATTTGATTAA
- a CDS encoding HAD family hydrolase — translation MINFKPKAYFTDLDGTLLDLPKTKEKISQKNLNILKEKNDNGIPFIIATGRYASDFVLDLAKKTNSPYVICQNGGLVVDTNGEVLIKHEIEKDTVIKIVDALKEKKLFFIFNSGNTIYGSSAKLKLFRPWIKKMVQKNYDEMPKITKLTKIITFGTSKKNVKKLAQELQDQFKNISLYIVSKGYAIEINDINASKGRGIEFVSKLLNIDPKEAIHFGDSGNDTSSIPYVGAFVAMKNSLKNIKSQATWIAGSYKKSGVYEAVRKIENLKQ, via the coding sequence ATGATTAATTTTAAACCTAAAGCCTATTTCACGGACTTGGATGGAACATTATTAGATTTGCCAAAGACTAAAGAAAAAATTAGTCAAAAAAACTTAAATATTCTTAAAGAAAAAAATGACAATGGAATACCTTTTATCATTGCAACTGGTCGCTATGCATCAGACTTTGTTTTAGATCTAGCTAAAAAAACTAATTCACCTTATGTGATATGTCAAAATGGCGGATTGGTTGTTGATACAAACGGTGAAGTTTTAATCAAACATGAAATTGAAAAAGATACTGTCATCAAAATTGTTGACGCGCTGAAAGAAAAAAAACTTTTTTTCATTTTCAATAGTGGAAATACTATTTATGGTAGCTCAGCAAAATTAAAACTATTCCGACCATGAATTAAAAAAATGGTGCAAAAAAATTATGATGAGATGCCAAAAATCACAAAATTAACAAAAATTATCACTTTTGGAACAAGTAAAAAAAATGTTAAAAAATTGGCACAAGAATTACAAGACCAATTTAAGAATATTTCCTTATATATTGTTTCAAAAGGATATGCAATTGAAATCAATGATATAAATGCAAGTAAGGGAAGAGGAATTGAATTTGTATCAAAACTTTTAAATATCGATCCAAAAGAAGCAATTCATTTTGGAGATTCAGGAAATGATACATCATCAATTCCATATGTTGGGGCATTTGTAGCAATGAAAAATTCCCTAAAAAATATTAAATCACAAGCAACATGAATTGCTGGTTCTTATAAAAAATCTGGTGTTTATGAAGCTGTGCGAAAAATTGAAAATTTAAAGCAATAA
- the gap gene encoding type I glyceraldehyde-3-phosphate dehydrogenase, whose amino-acid sequence MKTKIAINGFGRIGRLIFRQLINDKDLEVVAINDLTDAKTLAHLLKYDTAHGVFNNDIQSKENEIIVNGKEIPIFSEKDPAALPWKKLGVEIVVEGTGRFLTTEAAQLHLDAGAKKVLITAPSKSPEVKTIVYSVNENILTKDDKIVSGASCTTNSLAPVLNVLEKEFGVEKGYMTTVHSYTADQRLQDAPHSDLRRARAAGANMIPTTTGAAKSIGKVIPTLKGKMNGIALRVPTITGSIVDLTIELKKDATVEDINAAMKKAASDSFVYTEDPIVSSDIIGSTAGSIFDAQLTQVLEVDGKKMYKVYAWYDNESSFVHQYIRTLKYLAKL is encoded by the coding sequence ATGAAAACAAAAATAGCCATTAATGGTTTTGGAAGAATTGGTCGACTAATTTTTAGACAATTAATTAATGACAAAGATTTAGAAGTAGTTGCAATTAATGATTTAACAGATGCAAAAACATTAGCACACCTATTAAAATATGACACAGCGCACGGTGTATTTAATAATGATATTCAAAGCAAAGAAAATGAAATTATTGTGAATGGAAAAGAAATTCCAATTTTTAGCGAAAAAGATCCTGCAGCACTACCATGAAAAAAATTAGGTGTTGAAATTGTTGTTGAAGGAACAGGAAGATTTTTAACAACTGAAGCAGCTCAATTGCATCTTGATGCTGGAGCTAAAAAGGTTTTAATTACTGCACCTTCAAAAAGTCCTGAAGTTAAAACCATTGTTTACTCAGTTAATGAAAACATTTTAACAAAAGATGACAAAATTGTCTCAGGAGCTTCATGTACAACTAATTCTTTAGCACCAGTTTTAAATGTTTTAGAAAAAGAATTTGGTGTTGAAAAAGGATATATGACAACTGTTCACTCTTACACTGCTGATCAAAGACTACAAGATGCACCACATTCAGATTTAAGAAGAGCAAGAGCAGCTGGTGCAAATATGATTCCAACAACAACCGGAGCAGCAAAATCAATTGGTAAAGTCATTCCAACACTAAAAGGTAAAATGAATGGAATTGCACTTAGAGTTCCAACAATTACTGGTTCAATTGTCGACTTGACAATTGAACTTAAAAAAGATGCAACAGTTGAAGATATTAATGCTGCAATGAAAAAAGCTGCATCAGATTCATTTGTTTATACTGAAGATCCAATTGTATCAAGTGATATTATTGGTTCAACTGCTGGTTCAATCTTTGATGCACAATTAACACAAGTTCTTGAAGTAGATGGCAAAAAAATGTATAAAGTTTATGCATGATATGACAATGAATCTTCATTTGTTCACCAATATATAAGAACATTAAAATATCTAGCAAAACTATAA